CCCTTACAACCTGTTCAAGTGGAATGGTGAAAAGGCCAAACGGATAGTTATCCCTTAAATCTTGCTTTGTTGTAAATGGCAGTCTTTTTAAATCGTCAAGTTTTTTTATATCTTCTGGTTTTACGCCAGCTTCATCGAATTTCCTTTTATAAAAAGGAACAAGGTTATAAACCCTTTCAGCCGTATGTTGGAGCCTTTTTAATTGTAGTGCTTCTAATGCTTCCCTTGGCAGGGTTTCCATCTCATCATCGTAAATCATAAATCACCTCAAACCGAGATATTTATCTATCTTTGGTTTATCAAAGCCTACAATAGCCTTCGAACCTATTAAAACTACTGGTACACCAGTTTGACCTGTTCGTCTAACCATGTCTTCTGCTGCTCTTCTATCTCTTGATACATCAACATCTTTAAATTTTATGCCGTGCTGTCTTAAATACTGCTTTACTCTATTGCACCATGGGCAGCTTGGCGTTGAAAATACCACAACTCTTGGCTGTTTCTCTGGTTTTTTAGTTGCCATTTTGTTTCTCACCTCCGCTTCAAAGTTTTAGCACTCTTAATATTATTCTGCTAATTCAAGCTGTCAATATAACAAAATTATAAGAATAATCTGCATGCTATGTTTGTTGTCTCTTCGGTGTAGTCATAATTTAAGTCATTTAAAAACTTGTTGAATTCTTCCTTTTCTTCCTTTGGAATCTCAAAACCAACAAAGACTCTTCCAAATTCCCCGCCATGTCTTCTGTAGTGGAATGCCGTTATATTCCATCTCTCTTTCATGTTGTTTAAGAATTTCATCAAAGCACCTGCTTTTTCTGGGAATCTAAAGTTGTAAAATATCTCGTTCTCGACAAAAGGACATTTGCCGCCAATCATATATTTTATGTGGTCTTTTATTAGCTCGTTGGGTGTTACATCCATTGCATAATAACCTTCTTTTCTCATTCTTTCTAATA
This genomic stretch from Hippea alviniae EP5-r harbors:
- a CDS encoding glutaredoxin family protein; the protein is MATKKPEKQPRVVVFSTPSCPWCNRVKQYLRQHGIKFKDVDVSRDRRAAEDMVRRTGQTGVPVVLIGSKAIVGFDKPKIDKYLGLR